The Astyanax mexicanus isolate ESR-SI-001 chromosome 7, AstMex3_surface, whole genome shotgun sequence genome has a window encoding:
- the LOC111196032 gene encoding uncharacterized protein LOC111196032 isoform X2, with product MSGCDDEVLKMEMSPLLESLMVSGQHVLLASQKLSIEPHVSEHKEELIEATQNVLLGVVKILLVEDDATVRKITAAAQWLLECLSQVGAATDIRSLLKAFQVYSKAMLLLNNLVAERIQDLRDHRQQVHVKASMESLRKCISMLHTAMYTTIKHPTSEEAQDAKKYILHQVDTTVNDIIITLKTNCEYMSTGLCGYYTERRNRLLRLLSSPDPTTLKDGDFDVVLRDLVFHSMAVGNSARGEMRSCVTANCKVVLQVWSEISQQKTKEHQENLFMSLIKQIQRLDDAVVKATLFQVMDIFIITSGPLDKLVNSAHYMLESEQDGDLDLDLLQPLCNAFIAHADRMVEVANFVSALAIDEKSLESVENSRACLMRLKEGVNPLLMELEGDSVQYQGALHKLINVHQKWAEQTEQLLNAFSDVINVKDFIDLAVQEMKFDLDSCTATCRQQDCQLLSQHVSVLIGRMSQVIQFVRRHVDKSDDPIYRNGLLVLVRQAEGSAAEVTGYTSDVFNSILKDDEFSLLVERVSVAVKNFEVLCEGIDGLQHPNLLSPLREGARQPAMNSIISPVAGPQKSTNETKEFANCAKLLHGDEKDDLPVKLEDEPSKKEDPMIPTKVPTAKVDREVSNPPLIVDSKPVQKPSQNSDLLPLLCEVVHMTSGKDVEALNKACTGVVELSRCYTQAAKDAAIFADTTDNLKMESLRSDLVAITPLLVQTAQETAMSSAKSTDNVFRHSTQFSDLIKNTRKILLPVTGMWYHAIQAMMLHSFTLSMVQDTCIQELTEIMCLCADTVQLVTSADIKVLGEGNCESITSLLNKLQKAQTNTKNLTDLISSNPKQFDELDGPCILWALSIQVLLNSLDRVLGTGATNGRETLQSRHQMTPKKWLASISENSLRIQEAARLSSLNCIDNYTGKLLKELEDGVNTLTEVYLQSAEDLSTVSSPGVLNLAKAEFLQRQLQVKMMALACLLSKVNEEYVTAIQNTVSLALSVINKEDFMEADSLETRTQFEATTELLLGSVETATQSVQDCFNFIRNPRERSSLRFINDHLLFQMSEIVSRARLMVETRTVFDTFSLDIQTQCWSAKARYLVVELYKVDGILHVTKEQIKFGLQGKVKSSCDLKTDVKLQSLQKEIHHSQVFIEKMNPVNVIPVKKEEPKMKSVGMPVFSSNVDPTLTYTSLFLKHEAERWDGRGNHIVKVTKEMADKIYHMTQYLRRKGPIQSKDDFVTSAKDLILSCQSITEFVKVIADHCLDTHCTKELSIIGEQIITITNQLTIISSVNAVTPGCKSSDEILVKNAQNLLQTVIQGVRAAETACIKGLRQPEPNSEAAKAASLCFQWKKTLLIHRAQEQLNPETDDLGLRKTSLHPSAPSLVPRISALQTQK from the exons ATGTCAGGTTGTGATGATGAAGTCCTGAAGATGGAAATGAGTCCACTGCTGGAGTCTCTCATGGTGTCGGGTCAGCATGTGCTTCTAGCCTCCCAGAAGCTCAGTATAGAGCCACACGTCTCAGAACACAAAGAGGAGCTTATAGAAGCCACTCAGAATGTTCTTCTGGGGGTGGTGAAG ATCCTTTTGGTGGAGGACGATGCAACTGTAAGAAAGATCACTGCAGCTGCTCAGTGGCTCCTGGAATGCCTGTCACAAGTAGGAGCTGCTACAGACATCAGGTCATTACTGAAGGCCTTCCAGGTTTACTCCAAGGCAATGCTTCTGCTCAACAACCTCGTGGCAGAGAGGATACAGGACCTGCGAGATCACAGACAACAAGTGCATGTGAAAGCTTCTATGGAATCTCTGAGAAAGTGCATCTCCATGCTCCACACTGCCATGTACACAACCATCAAACACCCAACCAGTGAGGAGGCACAAGATGCGAAGAAATACATTCTCCATCAAGTGGATACGACTGTAAATGATATCATAATCACGCTTAAGACCAACTGTGAATACATGTCAACAGGCTTGTGTGGATATTACACAGAGCGCCGCAACAGGTTATTACGACTGCTGTCCAGCCCAGATCCCACCACACTTAAAGACGGCGACTTTGATGTAGTGCTGCGAGATCTGGTGTTTCATAGCATGGCTGTTGGAAACTCGGCTCGGGGGGAAATGCGGTCCTGTGTTACTGCAAACTGTAAAGTGGTCCTCCAGGTCTGGTCAGAGATTTCCCAGCAGAAGACAAAAGAACATCAAGAGAACTTGTTTATGTCTCTGATTAAACAAATCCAGAGGCTTGATGATGCAGTAGTAAAAGCGACTCTGTTCCAGGTGATGGACATCTTTATCATCACCTCAGGTCCTTTAGATAAACTTGTGAACAGTGCTCATTATATGTTAGAAAGTGAGCAAGATGGGGATTTGGACCTGGATCTTCTCCAGCCATTATGTAATGCTTTCATAGCTCATGCTGACAGGATGGTGGAAGTGGCAAACTTTGTTTCAGCTCTGGCCATTGATGAAAAAAGTCTTGAAAGTGTGGAGAACTCTAGGGCTTGCCTTATGCGTCTAAAAGAAGGAGTCAACCCACTTCTGATGGAGCTTGAGGGAGACTCAGTACAGTACCAGGGGGCTCTGCATAAACTGATAAATGTTCACCAAAAATGGGCTGAACAAACAGAGCAACTGCTGAATGCCTTTAGTGACGTCATTAATGTAAAGGACTTCATAGATCTTGCTGTTCAGGAAATGAAATTTGACTTGGACAGCTGTACCGCCACATGTAGACAGCAGGACTGCCAGTTACTGAGCCAACACGTAAGTGTTCTCATTGGCAGGATGAGTCAAGTGATTCAGTTTGTGAGAAGACATGTGGATAAAAGTGATGACCCAATCTACCGTAATGGTCTGCTTGTACTGGTTAGGCAAGCTGAAGGTTCTGCTGCTGAAGTGACTGGCTATACATCAGACGTTTTTAACTCAATCCTTAAAGATGATGAATTCTCCTTGTTGGTTGAAAGAGTATCAGTGGCTGTGAAGAACTTTGAGGTGCTTTGTGAGGGCATAGATGGTCTACAGCACCCAAATCTTCTTAGCCCTCTGCGGGAAGGGGCACGTCAGCCTGCCATGAATTCTATAATCTCTCCTGTTGCAGGTCCTCAGAAGTCAACAAATGAAACCAAAGAATTTGCAAATTGTGCAAAGTTACTTCATGGAGATGAAAAGGATGACCTTCCAGTGAAGCTTGAAGACGAACCTTCAAAGAAGGAAGATCCTATGATACCGACTAAAGTACCTACTGCTAAAGTAGACAGAGAAGTGAGCAATCCACCATTGATTGTAGACTCCAAACCTGTTCAAAAACCTTCTCAAAACTCTGACTTGTTGCCTCTTTTGTGTGAAGTTGTTCACATGACCAGTGGTAAAGATGTTGAAGCTTTGAACAAAGCCTGCACTGGTGTGGTGGAACTCTCCAGATGCTACACCCAGGCAGCAAAAGACGCAGCCATCTTTGCAGATACTACTGATAATCTTAAAATGGAAAGCCTTAGGTCTGATCTAGTGGCTATTACGCCTCTGCTCGTTCAGACAGCCCAGGAGACCGCCATGAGCTCAGCCAAGAGCACAGATAACGTCTTTAGACACAGCACTCAGTTTTCTGACCTCATTAAAAACACACGCAAGATTCTGCTGCCAGTGACTGGCATGTGGTACCATGCAATCCAAGCTATGATGCTGCACAGCTTTACTCTAAGCATGGTGCAAGACACCTGCATACAGGAGCTCACTGAGatcatgtgtttgtgtgcagaCACGGTTCAGCTTGTAACATCAGCAGACATCAAAGTATTAGGTGAGGGAAACTGCGAAAGCATTACGTCTTTACTAAATAAGCTTCAGAAAGCTCAGACCAATACAAAGAATCTCACAGATCTTATTTCCTCAAACCCAAAGCAGTTTGATGAGCTGGATGGACCGTGCATACTCTGGGCATTATCCATCCAAGTCCTGCTAAACTCATTGGACAGGGTTTTGGGAACAGGTGCAACTAATGGCAGGGAAACACTTCAAAGTAGACATCAGATGACACCCAAAAAATGGTTGGCATCCATTTCTGAAAACTCTCTTCGAATCCAGGAAGCTGCAAGGCTGTCATCCCTTAATTGTATAGATAACTACACAGGTAAACTCCTAAAGGAACTAGAAGATGGGGTGAACACACTAACCGAAGTATACCTACAAAGTGCAGAAGATCTTAGTACTGTATCCTCACCAGGTGTGCTGAATCTTGCGAAAGCAGAGTTCCTACAAAGACAACTTCAAGTTAAAATGATGGCACTTGCTTGTCTTTTGAGCAAAGTTAATGAGGAATATGTAACAGCAATCCAAAATACAGTGTCCCTGGCCCTTTCAGTAATAAATAAGGAAGATTTCATGGAGGCAGATTCATTGGAGACTCGGACACAGTTTGAAGCCACTACAGAACTGCTCTTGGGGAGTGTTGAAACAGCCACGCAGTCTGTTCAGGACTGTTTTAACTTCATCAGAAACCCACGAGAAAGGTCCAGTCTACGATTTATTAATGATCATCTCCTGTTCCAGATGTCTGAGATAGTGAGCAGAGCGAGGTTAATGGTAGAGACACGGACTGTCTTTGATACCTTCAGCCTTGATATTCAGACCCAGTGCTGGTCAGCTAAAGCACGCTACCTTGTTGTAGAACTCTACAAAGTTGATGGAATTCTTCATGTCACAAAAGAGCAGATTAAGTTTGGGTTGCAAGGTAAAGTCAAGTCAAGCTGTGATTTAAAGACTGATGTAAAACTACAATCACTCCAGAAGGAAATTCATCACAGTCAAGTCTTCATCGAAAAAATGAATCCAGTAAATGTAATTCCTGTCAAGAAAGAAGAACCAAAAAtg AAGAGTGTTGGAATGCCAGTATTCAGCTCCAACGTGGATCCAACTCTTACTTATACGTCACTGTTCCTGAAGCATGAGGCAGAAAGATGGGATGGACGTGGTAATCACATTGTCAAGGTGACCAAAGAAATGGCTGATAAAATCTATCATATGACACAGTACTTAAGGAGGAAAGGGCCAATTCAG AGTAAAGACGACTTTGTGACATCAGCTAAAGATTTAATCTTGAGCTGCCAGTCCATCACAGAGTTTGTGAAGGTCATAGCGGACCACTGTCTGGATACACACTGCACTAAGGAGCTGTCCATCATAGGAGAGCAgatcatcaccatcaccaaccAGCTGACTATCATCTCCAG TGTCAATGCAGTGACTCCTGGCTGTAAATCTTCAGATGAAATCCTGGTGAAAAATGCTCAGAACCTGCTGCAGACTGTAATCCAGGGGGTAAGAGCTGCCGAGACTGCCTGTATAAAG GGTTTGCGACAGCCTGAGCCGAACTCTGAAGCAGCGAAGGCAGCTTCCCTTTGCTTTCAGTGGAAAAAGACCCTCCTCATCCACAGAGCGCAGGAGCAGCTGAATCCTGAGACTGATGATCTCGGCCTCCGCAAGACTTCACTGCACCCCTCAGCTCCCAGCCTTGTGCCACGCATCAGTGCGCTGCAGACACAAAAATAA
- the LOC111196032 gene encoding uncharacterized protein LOC111196032 isoform X1, translating into MSGCDDEVLKMEMSPLLESLMVSGQHVLLASQKLSIEPHVSEHKEELIEATQNVLLGVVKILLVEDDATVRKITAAAQWLLECLSQVGAATDIRSLLKAFQVYSKAMLLLNNLVAERIQDLRDHRQQVHVKASMESLRKCISMLHTAMYTTIKHPTSEEAQDAKKYILHQVDTTVNDIIITLKTNCEYMSTGLCGYYTERRNRLLRLLSSPDPTTLKDGDFDVVLRDLVFHSMAVGNSARGEMRSCVTANCKVVLQVWSEISQQKTKEHQENLFMSLIKQIQRLDDAVVKATLFQVMDIFIITSGPLDKLVNSAHYMLESEQDGDLDLDLLQPLCNAFIAHADRMVEVANFVSALAIDEKSLESVENSRACLMRLKEGVNPLLMELEGDSVQYQGALHKLINVHQKWAEQTEQLLNAFSDVINVKDFIDLAVQEMKFDLDSCTATCRQQDCQLLSQHVSVLIGRMSQVIQFVRRHVDKSDDPIYRNGLLVLVRQAEGSAAEVTGYTSDVFNSILKDDEFSLLVERVSVAVKNFEVLCEGIDGLQHPNLLSPLREGARQPAMNSIISPVAGPQKSTNETKEFANCAKLLHGDEKDDLPVKLEDEPSKKEDPMIPTKVPTAKVDREVSNPPLIVDSKPVQKPSQNSDLLPLLCEVVHMTSGKDVEALNKACTGVVELSRCYTQAAKDAAIFADTTDNLKMESLRSDLVAITPLLVQTAQETAMSSAKSTDNVFRHSTQFSDLIKNTRKILLPVTGMWYHAIQAMMLHSFTLSMVQDTCIQELTEIMCLCADTVQLVTSADIKVLGEGNCESITSLLNKLQKAQTNTKNLTDLISSNPKQFDELDGPCILWALSIQVLLNSLDRVLGTGATNGRETLQSRHQMTPKKWLASISENSLRIQEAARLSSLNCIDNYTGKLLKELEDGVNTLTEVYLQSAEDLSTVSSPGVLNLAKAEFLQRQLQVKMMALACLLSKVNEEYVTAIQNTVSLALSVINKEDFMEADSLETRTQFEATTELLLGSVETATQSVQDCFNFIRNPRERSSLRFINDHLLFQMSEIVSRARLMVETRTVFDTFSLDIQTQCWSAKARYLVVELYKVDGILHVTKEQIKFGLQGKVKSSCDLKTDVKLQSLQKEIHHSQVFIEKMNPVNVIPVKKEEPKMKSVGMPVFSSNVDPTLTYTSLFLKHEAERWDGRGNHIVKVTKEMADKIYHMTQYLRRKGPIQSKDDFVTSAKDLILSCQSITEFVKVIADHCLDTHCTKELSIIGEQIITITNQLTIISRGAWCLSSVNAVTPGCKSSDEILVKNAQNLLQTVIQGVRAAETACIKGLRQPEPNSEAAKAASLCFQWKKTLLIHRAQEQLNPETDDLGLRKTSLHPSAPSLVPRISALQTQK; encoded by the exons ATGTCAGGTTGTGATGATGAAGTCCTGAAGATGGAAATGAGTCCACTGCTGGAGTCTCTCATGGTGTCGGGTCAGCATGTGCTTCTAGCCTCCCAGAAGCTCAGTATAGAGCCACACGTCTCAGAACACAAAGAGGAGCTTATAGAAGCCACTCAGAATGTTCTTCTGGGGGTGGTGAAG ATCCTTTTGGTGGAGGACGATGCAACTGTAAGAAAGATCACTGCAGCTGCTCAGTGGCTCCTGGAATGCCTGTCACAAGTAGGAGCTGCTACAGACATCAGGTCATTACTGAAGGCCTTCCAGGTTTACTCCAAGGCAATGCTTCTGCTCAACAACCTCGTGGCAGAGAGGATACAGGACCTGCGAGATCACAGACAACAAGTGCATGTGAAAGCTTCTATGGAATCTCTGAGAAAGTGCATCTCCATGCTCCACACTGCCATGTACACAACCATCAAACACCCAACCAGTGAGGAGGCACAAGATGCGAAGAAATACATTCTCCATCAAGTGGATACGACTGTAAATGATATCATAATCACGCTTAAGACCAACTGTGAATACATGTCAACAGGCTTGTGTGGATATTACACAGAGCGCCGCAACAGGTTATTACGACTGCTGTCCAGCCCAGATCCCACCACACTTAAAGACGGCGACTTTGATGTAGTGCTGCGAGATCTGGTGTTTCATAGCATGGCTGTTGGAAACTCGGCTCGGGGGGAAATGCGGTCCTGTGTTACTGCAAACTGTAAAGTGGTCCTCCAGGTCTGGTCAGAGATTTCCCAGCAGAAGACAAAAGAACATCAAGAGAACTTGTTTATGTCTCTGATTAAACAAATCCAGAGGCTTGATGATGCAGTAGTAAAAGCGACTCTGTTCCAGGTGATGGACATCTTTATCATCACCTCAGGTCCTTTAGATAAACTTGTGAACAGTGCTCATTATATGTTAGAAAGTGAGCAAGATGGGGATTTGGACCTGGATCTTCTCCAGCCATTATGTAATGCTTTCATAGCTCATGCTGACAGGATGGTGGAAGTGGCAAACTTTGTTTCAGCTCTGGCCATTGATGAAAAAAGTCTTGAAAGTGTGGAGAACTCTAGGGCTTGCCTTATGCGTCTAAAAGAAGGAGTCAACCCACTTCTGATGGAGCTTGAGGGAGACTCAGTACAGTACCAGGGGGCTCTGCATAAACTGATAAATGTTCACCAAAAATGGGCTGAACAAACAGAGCAACTGCTGAATGCCTTTAGTGACGTCATTAATGTAAAGGACTTCATAGATCTTGCTGTTCAGGAAATGAAATTTGACTTGGACAGCTGTACCGCCACATGTAGACAGCAGGACTGCCAGTTACTGAGCCAACACGTAAGTGTTCTCATTGGCAGGATGAGTCAAGTGATTCAGTTTGTGAGAAGACATGTGGATAAAAGTGATGACCCAATCTACCGTAATGGTCTGCTTGTACTGGTTAGGCAAGCTGAAGGTTCTGCTGCTGAAGTGACTGGCTATACATCAGACGTTTTTAACTCAATCCTTAAAGATGATGAATTCTCCTTGTTGGTTGAAAGAGTATCAGTGGCTGTGAAGAACTTTGAGGTGCTTTGTGAGGGCATAGATGGTCTACAGCACCCAAATCTTCTTAGCCCTCTGCGGGAAGGGGCACGTCAGCCTGCCATGAATTCTATAATCTCTCCTGTTGCAGGTCCTCAGAAGTCAACAAATGAAACCAAAGAATTTGCAAATTGTGCAAAGTTACTTCATGGAGATGAAAAGGATGACCTTCCAGTGAAGCTTGAAGACGAACCTTCAAAGAAGGAAGATCCTATGATACCGACTAAAGTACCTACTGCTAAAGTAGACAGAGAAGTGAGCAATCCACCATTGATTGTAGACTCCAAACCTGTTCAAAAACCTTCTCAAAACTCTGACTTGTTGCCTCTTTTGTGTGAAGTTGTTCACATGACCAGTGGTAAAGATGTTGAAGCTTTGAACAAAGCCTGCACTGGTGTGGTGGAACTCTCCAGATGCTACACCCAGGCAGCAAAAGACGCAGCCATCTTTGCAGATACTACTGATAATCTTAAAATGGAAAGCCTTAGGTCTGATCTAGTGGCTATTACGCCTCTGCTCGTTCAGACAGCCCAGGAGACCGCCATGAGCTCAGCCAAGAGCACAGATAACGTCTTTAGACACAGCACTCAGTTTTCTGACCTCATTAAAAACACACGCAAGATTCTGCTGCCAGTGACTGGCATGTGGTACCATGCAATCCAAGCTATGATGCTGCACAGCTTTACTCTAAGCATGGTGCAAGACACCTGCATACAGGAGCTCACTGAGatcatgtgtttgtgtgcagaCACGGTTCAGCTTGTAACATCAGCAGACATCAAAGTATTAGGTGAGGGAAACTGCGAAAGCATTACGTCTTTACTAAATAAGCTTCAGAAAGCTCAGACCAATACAAAGAATCTCACAGATCTTATTTCCTCAAACCCAAAGCAGTTTGATGAGCTGGATGGACCGTGCATACTCTGGGCATTATCCATCCAAGTCCTGCTAAACTCATTGGACAGGGTTTTGGGAACAGGTGCAACTAATGGCAGGGAAACACTTCAAAGTAGACATCAGATGACACCCAAAAAATGGTTGGCATCCATTTCTGAAAACTCTCTTCGAATCCAGGAAGCTGCAAGGCTGTCATCCCTTAATTGTATAGATAACTACACAGGTAAACTCCTAAAGGAACTAGAAGATGGGGTGAACACACTAACCGAAGTATACCTACAAAGTGCAGAAGATCTTAGTACTGTATCCTCACCAGGTGTGCTGAATCTTGCGAAAGCAGAGTTCCTACAAAGACAACTTCAAGTTAAAATGATGGCACTTGCTTGTCTTTTGAGCAAAGTTAATGAGGAATATGTAACAGCAATCCAAAATACAGTGTCCCTGGCCCTTTCAGTAATAAATAAGGAAGATTTCATGGAGGCAGATTCATTGGAGACTCGGACACAGTTTGAAGCCACTACAGAACTGCTCTTGGGGAGTGTTGAAACAGCCACGCAGTCTGTTCAGGACTGTTTTAACTTCATCAGAAACCCACGAGAAAGGTCCAGTCTACGATTTATTAATGATCATCTCCTGTTCCAGATGTCTGAGATAGTGAGCAGAGCGAGGTTAATGGTAGAGACACGGACTGTCTTTGATACCTTCAGCCTTGATATTCAGACCCAGTGCTGGTCAGCTAAAGCACGCTACCTTGTTGTAGAACTCTACAAAGTTGATGGAATTCTTCATGTCACAAAAGAGCAGATTAAGTTTGGGTTGCAAGGTAAAGTCAAGTCAAGCTGTGATTTAAAGACTGATGTAAAACTACAATCACTCCAGAAGGAAATTCATCACAGTCAAGTCTTCATCGAAAAAATGAATCCAGTAAATGTAATTCCTGTCAAGAAAGAAGAACCAAAAAtg AAGAGTGTTGGAATGCCAGTATTCAGCTCCAACGTGGATCCAACTCTTACTTATACGTCACTGTTCCTGAAGCATGAGGCAGAAAGATGGGATGGACGTGGTAATCACATTGTCAAGGTGACCAAAGAAATGGCTGATAAAATCTATCATATGACACAGTACTTAAGGAGGAAAGGGCCAATTCAG AGTAAAGACGACTTTGTGACATCAGCTAAAGATTTAATCTTGAGCTGCCAGTCCATCACAGAGTTTGTGAAGGTCATAGCGGACCACTGTCTGGATACACACTGCACTAAGGAGCTGTCCATCATAGGAGAGCAgatcatcaccatcaccaaccAGCTGACTATCATCTCCAG GGGTGCATGGTGTCTCTCCAGTGTCAATGCAGTGACTCCTGGCTGTAAATCTTCAGATGAAATCCTGGTGAAAAATGCTCAGAACCTGCTGCAGACTGTAATCCAGGGGGTAAGAGCTGCCGAGACTGCCTGTATAAAG GGTTTGCGACAGCCTGAGCCGAACTCTGAAGCAGCGAAGGCAGCTTCCCTTTGCTTTCAGTGGAAAAAGACCCTCCTCATCCACAGAGCGCAGGAGCAGCTGAATCCTGAGACTGATGATCTCGGCCTCCGCAAGACTTCACTGCACCCCTCAGCTCCCAGCCTTGTGCCACGCATCAGTGCGCTGCAGACACAAAAATAA